Proteins from a genomic interval of Sinobacterium caligoides:
- a CDS encoding YnbE family lipoprotein: MKHTLGVTVLLLPLMACTPTVQIAAKDPITINLNVKVDHEIRVKVDKELDDIFSDDSGLF; this comes from the coding sequence ATGAAGCACACTCTGGGTGTCACCGTCCTGCTGCTACCGCTAATGGCGTGTACACCAACGGTCCAGATCGCCGCAAAGGATCCTATTACCATCAACCTGAACGTCAAGGTTGACCATGAAATCCGTGTCAAAGTCGATAAAGAACTTGACGATATCTTTAGTGATGACAGCGGCCTCTTCTAA
- a CDS encoding YdbL family protein: MKNIAILSFLLTSCLYFSSAMALDIGEAKTRGLVGEKPDGYAATIKSDPEAKALVDEINAKRKANYQALAKKNKLSLSQVESLAGDKSLKKTAKGHYIYQNGRWVKK, translated from the coding sequence ATGAAAAACATAGCAATACTCAGCTTTCTCCTCACCAGCTGCCTCTATTTCTCCTCTGCCATGGCACTCGATATAGGCGAAGCCAAGACTCGTGGCCTCGTCGGTGAAAAGCCAGATGGTTATGCTGCGACCATTAAATCTGACCCCGAAGCCAAGGCGCTTGTCGATGAGATCAACGCCAAACGCAAGGCCAACTACCAAGCGCTAGCAAAAAAGAACAAGCTCTCACTCTCGCAGGTAGAAAGTCTAGCCGGCGATAAATCGCTAAAGAAAACCGCCAAGGGCCACTACATCTATCAAAATGGCCGCTGGGTGAAAAAGTAA
- a CDS encoding DUF2721 domain-containing protein, producing the protein MLEISTIGQIVRLAVAPVFLLSGIAALLGVLTSRFGRITDMARAVERQYNLIKDHEDDEVMRHSLHNMWKRARLINRAVGQCVTAALLISFVVILLFLGHLVPMDLSTPIEMLFVLAMTLLSVGLMNFFREIHMATDSLKMELTIADDNLAHIDRYSQ; encoded by the coding sequence TTGCTTGAGATCAGTACCATTGGACAAATCGTTCGACTTGCCGTTGCCCCCGTTTTCCTACTCTCAGGAATAGCCGCCCTCCTTGGCGTGCTTACCTCCCGCTTCGGTCGTATCACCGACATGGCTAGGGCTGTTGAACGCCAATACAACCTGATCAAAGACCACGAGGATGATGAGGTAATGCGTCACTCCCTGCACAATATGTGGAAACGCGCCAGGCTAATCAACCGTGCTGTCGGCCAATGTGTCACTGCTGCCTTACTCATTAGTTTTGTCGTTATATTGTTGTTTCTCGGACACTTGGTGCCGATGGATCTTTCGACCCCGATCGAAATGTTATTTGTTCTCGCCATGACCCTACTCAGCGTCGGCCTAATGAACTTTTTCCGTGAGATTCACATGGCAACAGACAGCTTAAAGATGGAACTGACCATCGCTGACGACAACCTTGCTCACATCGATCGATACAGCCAATAG